The Azospirillum baldaniorum genome contains a region encoding:
- a CDS encoding putative toxin-antitoxin system toxin component, PIN family: protein MTASPHHAAPIRVVLDTNILVGYALLGAEVPRRSLAIQRSVEAVRAQGTAFVSDATLAELREVLMRPDFERYRPAEERAAFLAAFAAEAQRVEPAPVERLCRDPDDDMFLAVALAVDADWLVTVDRQLLSVRRVGRTRILRPERFLDAIA from the coding sequence ATGACCGCCAGCCCCCACCACGCCGCCCCCATCCGGGTCGTTCTGGACACCAACATCCTCGTCGGCTACGCCCTGCTCGGCGCCGAGGTGCCCCGCCGCAGCCTGGCCATCCAGCGCAGCGTCGAGGCGGTGCGGGCGCAAGGAACCGCCTTTGTCTCCGACGCCACGCTGGCGGAGCTGCGGGAGGTGCTGATGCGCCCGGACTTCGAGCGCTACCGCCCTGCGGAGGAGCGCGCCGCTTTCCTGGCCGCCTTCGCCGCGGAGGCCCAAAGGGTCGAGCCCGCCCCGGTGGAGCGGCTGTGCCGCGACCCCGACGACGACATGTTCCTGGCCGTGGCGCTGGCCGTTGACGCCGACTGGCTGGTGACGGTGGACCGGCAGCTTTTGTCGGTTCGTCGGGTGGGCCGCACCCGCATCCTGCGCCCCGAGCGGTTCCTGGACGCGATCGCCTGA
- a CDS encoding PP2C family protein-serine/threonine phosphatase, translated as MPISLAASRVLIVDDNEFNRKSLALMIRRAGLTQIEVAENGVEGLRKVESFRPDLVLLDVSMPVMDGLEMCRRLRERLTHEELPILFQTALDSDEEQVRCFEAGGSDFISKPIKPGECVARVRHQLEKRKLFTDLANFRARVERELKHAKAMQLSLLPEPKELEAVAERYELVLDAHFETSSELGGDFWNVYPLDSHRVAFLMVDFAGHGITAAINTFRLHTLIDRFPMQHMPPSEWLAGLNRALKEVLPVGQFATAFFGILDLHTDTLTYASAGAPNPVVGIAGELRLLDSAGLVLGASRRAVYADRSLRLPRGSCLFLYSDALIECSGPDNEPIGQDGVPGLLRGAMAANRARPLGPLLERFYARTSLPLRDDLTAVWIARRA; from the coding sequence ATGCCCATTTCCCTCGCCGCCAGCCGCGTCCTGATCGTCGACGACAACGAATTCAACAGGAAGTCGCTGGCCCTGATGATCCGCCGCGCCGGGCTGACCCAGATCGAGGTCGCCGAGAACGGGGTGGAGGGGCTGCGCAAGGTGGAGAGCTTCCGCCCCGATCTGGTGCTGCTCGACGTCAGCATGCCGGTGATGGACGGGCTGGAGATGTGCCGGCGCCTGCGCGAGCGGCTGACCCACGAGGAGCTGCCGATCCTGTTCCAGACCGCGCTGGACAGCGACGAGGAGCAGGTCCGCTGCTTCGAGGCCGGCGGCAGCGACTTCATCTCCAAGCCGATCAAGCCCGGCGAGTGCGTCGCCCGCGTCCGCCACCAGCTCGAAAAGCGCAAGCTGTTCACCGACCTCGCCAATTTCCGCGCGCGGGTGGAGCGGGAGCTGAAGCACGCCAAGGCGATGCAGCTCTCCCTGCTGCCCGAGCCGAAGGAGCTGGAGGCCGTCGCCGAGCGGTACGAGCTGGTGCTGGACGCCCATTTCGAAACCTCGTCGGAGCTGGGCGGCGATTTCTGGAACGTCTACCCCCTGGACAGCCACCGCGTCGCCTTCCTGATGGTCGATTTCGCCGGGCACGGCATCACCGCCGCCATCAACACCTTCCGCCTGCACACGCTGATCGACCGCTTTCCCATGCAGCATATGCCGCCCTCGGAATGGCTGGCCGGGCTGAACCGGGCGCTGAAGGAGGTGCTGCCGGTCGGGCAGTTCGCCACCGCCTTCTTCGGCATCCTCGACCTGCACACCGACACGCTGACCTACGCCTCGGCCGGAGCGCCCAATCCGGTGGTGGGGATCGCGGGGGAGCTTCGGCTGCTCGATTCGGCGGGGCTGGTGCTGGGCGCGTCGCGCCGCGCCGTCTACGCCGACCGCAGCCTGCGCCTGCCGCGCGGGAGCTGCCTGTTCCTCTACAGCGACGCGCTGATCGAATGCAGCGGCCCGGACAACGAGCCGATCGGCCAGGATGGGGTCCCCGGTCTGCTGCGCGGGGCCATGGCCGCCAACCGCGCCCGACCGTTGGGGCCGCTGCTGGAGCGCTTCTACGCCCGCACCAGCCTGCCGCTGCGCGACGACCTGACCGCCGTTTGGATCGCCCGCCGGGCGTGA
- a CDS encoding hybrid sensor histidine kinase/response regulator translates to MTDELIMPDTAPNSDDEILFADEESEDGDETPPWPILVVDDEDDVHSMTALLLDDVAFQGRRLELIGCRSAAEARAVLRARRDIAVILLDVVMEEDDAGLTLVRWIRGTLGNLDVRIILRTGQPGQAPQRDVIVGCDINDYKSKADLSAEGLFTAVIAALRAYDHIRFIETKVAERTHELRQSREQMRAILESSPVGVCAYTHDGVLVMCNDRLVHLLGVPKERLLGVSIADLFIEPDNTEAHETHWTFFRRSLRDAEVRVRRADGSVFWALVSVDPTLLDGRPVHLAWVYDITRRKLAERRMEQAKEQAEQTTTAKSAFLATMSHEIRTPMNGVLGMLELLERTPLDSGQRDTVATMRESATSLLRIIDDILDFSKIEAGKMDLEQVPVSIPALVEGVAETLAPAARAKGLTLLTYVDPAIPPALTGDPVRLRQILFNLCGNAIKFTERGRIVVQATLAARTDGSSQGGTRLRIEVADTGIGISETARRLLFQPFIQAESSTARRFGGTGLGLSISRRLVALMGGTIGVDSAPGAGSTFWVELTLSAAADTAPPEPPPGPPAVDEPDLSGLTVLVGLPDTEERRIVAHYLEAAGARVLAAGRPDALAEQARMAQTERGALNVVVVDEALHTPAAAQAPQLLGRRVGEAQVPTVLLQDPTAIGGRLADGAVPVSRPVRRTPLVRAVARAAGRALTDATPGEDPPPAVRCAPAVLSPERVIAEAEARGRLILVAEDNAINRKVLQMQLTSLGHTAELTNGGAEALAALGRRRYALLLTDIQMPEVDGFELTRRIRAAERATGAHLPIVALTANAAPADIESYRAAGMDEALSKPLDLAKLDAALSRFLPPAVDEAMANLLADPVAPSRSSPPATPPQLDQPPIDLDVLRRLCGDDRALMDELLNDFVGIGRHIADEVSDAVAARNGTAIRAGAHNLKGCSRNAGATPLGDMAQALEQAVMQDAPWERVTTLAAALEQAMREVERFIATASDP, encoded by the coding sequence ATGACCGACGAGCTGATCATGCCCGACACCGCCCCCAACTCAGACGACGAGATCCTGTTCGCCGACGAGGAGAGCGAGGACGGGGACGAGACCCCGCCCTGGCCCATCCTGGTGGTGGACGACGAGGACGACGTCCATTCCATGACCGCCCTCCTGCTGGACGACGTCGCGTTCCAGGGCCGCCGGCTGGAGCTGATCGGCTGCCGCTCCGCCGCCGAGGCGCGCGCCGTTCTGCGCGCCCGCCGGGACATCGCCGTCATCCTGCTGGACGTGGTGATGGAGGAGGACGACGCCGGGCTGACGCTGGTCCGCTGGATACGCGGCACTCTCGGCAATCTCGACGTCCGCATCATCCTGCGCACCGGCCAGCCGGGGCAGGCGCCGCAGCGCGATGTGATCGTCGGCTGCGACATCAACGACTACAAGTCGAAGGCCGACCTGTCGGCGGAGGGGCTGTTCACCGCGGTGATCGCGGCGCTGCGCGCCTACGACCACATCCGCTTCATCGAGACCAAGGTGGCCGAACGCACGCACGAGCTGCGGCAGAGCCGCGAGCAGATGCGCGCCATCCTGGAATCGAGCCCGGTCGGCGTCTGCGCCTACACCCACGACGGCGTCCTCGTGATGTGCAACGACCGGCTGGTCCATCTGCTGGGCGTGCCGAAGGAGCGGCTGCTCGGCGTCTCCATCGCCGACCTGTTCATCGAGCCGGACAACACCGAGGCGCACGAGACGCACTGGACCTTCTTCCGCCGCTCGCTGCGCGACGCCGAGGTGCGGGTGCGGCGGGCCGACGGCTCCGTCTTCTGGGCGCTGGTGTCGGTGGACCCGACGCTGCTCGACGGCCGCCCGGTCCATCTCGCCTGGGTCTACGACATCACCCGGCGCAAGCTGGCCGAGCGCCGGATGGAACAGGCCAAGGAGCAGGCCGAGCAGACGACCACTGCCAAGTCCGCCTTCCTCGCCACCATGAGCCACGAGATCCGCACCCCGATGAACGGCGTGCTGGGCATGCTGGAGCTGTTGGAGCGCACGCCGCTGGACAGCGGGCAGCGCGACACCGTGGCGACCATGCGGGAGTCGGCGACCTCGCTGCTGCGGATCATCGACGACATCCTCGACTTCTCGAAGATCGAGGCCGGCAAGATGGACCTGGAGCAGGTGCCCGTCTCCATCCCCGCCCTGGTCGAAGGAGTGGCCGAGACGCTGGCCCCGGCGGCGCGGGCCAAGGGGCTGACGCTGCTGACCTACGTGGACCCGGCGATCCCGCCGGCGCTGACCGGCGATCCGGTGCGGCTGCGCCAGATCCTGTTCAACCTGTGCGGCAACGCCATCAAGTTCACCGAGCGCGGGCGCATCGTCGTCCAGGCCACCCTGGCCGCCAGGACGGACGGCAGCAGCCAGGGCGGCACCCGGCTGCGCATCGAGGTGGCGGACACCGGCATCGGCATTTCAGAGACGGCGCGCCGCCTGCTCTTCCAGCCCTTCATCCAGGCGGAAAGCTCGACCGCCCGGCGCTTCGGCGGCACCGGGCTGGGCCTGTCGATCAGCCGGCGGCTGGTCGCGCTGATGGGCGGAACGATCGGGGTGGACAGCGCACCGGGGGCGGGCTCCACCTTCTGGGTCGAGCTGACGCTGAGCGCCGCGGCCGACACCGCCCCGCCCGAGCCCCCGCCCGGTCCCCCCGCGGTGGACGAACCGGACCTCTCCGGCCTGACCGTCCTGGTCGGCCTGCCGGACACGGAGGAGCGCCGGATCGTCGCCCACTATCTGGAAGCGGCGGGGGCGCGCGTGCTGGCCGCCGGACGACCGGACGCGCTGGCCGAACAGGCCCGCATGGCCCAAACGGAACGCGGCGCCCTGAACGTCGTGGTGGTGGACGAGGCTCTGCACACCCCTGCCGCCGCCCAGGCGCCGCAATTGCTGGGCCGCCGCGTTGGGGAAGCGCAGGTGCCGACGGTGTTGCTGCAGGACCCCACCGCCATCGGCGGCCGCCTCGCCGACGGAGCGGTCCCGGTGAGCCGACCGGTCCGCCGCACACCCCTGGTGCGTGCCGTGGCGAGGGCCGCCGGGCGCGCCCTGACGGACGCCACGCCCGGCGAAGACCCGCCGCCCGCCGTGCGCTGCGCCCCGGCCGTGCTGAGTCCGGAGCGCGTCATCGCCGAGGCGGAGGCCCGCGGGCGGCTGATCCTGGTGGCGGAGGACAACGCCATCAACCGGAAGGTTCTGCAGATGCAGCTCACCTCGCTGGGCCACACGGCGGAACTGACCAACGGCGGGGCGGAGGCCCTGGCCGCGCTGGGGCGGCGGCGCTACGCCCTGCTGCTGACCGACATCCAGATGCCCGAGGTGGACGGGTTCGAGCTGACCCGCCGCATCCGCGCGGCGGAGCGCGCCACCGGCGCCCATCTGCCGATCGTCGCCCTGACCGCCAACGCCGCCCCGGCGGACATCGAGAGCTACCGCGCGGCCGGCATGGACGAGGCGCTGAGCAAGCCGCTGGATCTGGCGAAGCTCGACGCCGCGCTGTCCCGCTTCCTGCCGCCCGCAGTGGACGAAGCGATGGCCAACCTGTTGGCCGACCCGGTGGCACCCTCCCGGTCCTCCCCACCCGCGACGCCCCCGCAGCTCGACCAGCCCCCGATCGACCTCGATGTCCTGCGCCGGCTCTGCGGCGACGACCGGGCGCTGATGGACGAGCTGCTGAACGACTTCGTCGGGATCGGCCGCCACATCGCGGACGAGGTCAGCGACGCCGTCGCCGCGCGGAACGGAACGGCGATCCGTGCCGGCGCCCACAATCTGAAGGGCTGCTCCCGCAACGCCGGGGCGACGCCGCTCGGCGACATGGCACAGGCGCTGGAGCAGGCGGTGATGCAGGACGCCCCCTGGGAGCGGGTGACCACGCTGGCCGCGGCGCTGGAGCAGGCGATGCGGGAGGTCGAACGATTCATCGCCACGGCATCGGATCCCTGA
- a CDS encoding ATP-binding protein — MDGFPACLPPGSAGAVRPFSVVRDRVPAEIAARVAARFGLNEAAGGAAAAVLLAQADRDILRGAFGLNPFLTVELTEREEGSGAIDADWLGAPPVERGFYLSLTTGTAYGLQCAVLVCDELTRRGVLTPERRGNVELCLHEAIANAIVHGNLGIPSATKEQPEGYRLFSRLLRERLGDGAVRQRRIDIFARWTADSLSIAVVDQGNGFDAAALPQDTDSGAHSGRGFVFMRALARRIHVTDGGRCTLLQFDL, encoded by the coding sequence ATGGACGGTTTCCCCGCCTGTCTTCCCCCCGGTTCGGCCGGCGCCGTGCGCCCCTTCAGCGTGGTGCGGGATCGCGTGCCGGCGGAGATCGCCGCGCGGGTCGCCGCGCGCTTCGGCCTGAACGAGGCCGCTGGCGGGGCCGCCGCCGCGGTGCTGCTGGCCCAGGCCGACCGGGATATCCTGCGCGGCGCCTTCGGGCTCAACCCCTTCCTGACGGTGGAACTGACGGAGCGGGAGGAGGGGAGCGGCGCCATCGACGCCGACTGGCTGGGCGCTCCGCCGGTGGAGCGGGGATTCTACCTGTCGCTGACCACCGGCACCGCTTACGGCCTGCAATGCGCGGTTCTGGTCTGCGACGAACTGACCCGGCGCGGCGTGCTGACGCCGGAGCGGCGCGGCAACGTCGAGCTGTGCCTGCACGAGGCCATCGCCAACGCCATCGTCCACGGCAATCTGGGCATCCCCAGCGCCACCAAGGAGCAGCCGGAGGGCTACCGCCTGTTCAGCCGGCTGCTCCGCGAACGGCTGGGCGACGGTGCCGTGCGGCAGCGGCGGATCGATATCTTCGCACGCTGGACCGCCGACAGCCTGTCCATCGCGGTGGTCGACCAGGGCAACGGGTTCGACGCCGCGGCCCTGCCGCAGGACACCGACAGCGGCGCCCATTCCGGCCGCGGCTTCGTGTTCATGCGGGCTCTGGCCCGGCGCATCCACGTGACCGACGGCGGGCGCTGCACCCTGCTGCAGTTCGACCTGTGA
- a CDS encoding PP2C family protein-serine/threonine phosphatase: MNDLPEVPGLETARVLVVDDNRVNRHLLQALLERGGVTRIDMAEDGNDALARLDTFRPDLILLDLMMPNLDGFEMCRRLRAMPAWKDLPVLVQSSLNRAEDRAKAFAAGATDYVTKPINAVELLARVRIHLQNRALLRDLQRFHERTESELSLARKMQERLMPSPERLAEVEAAAGVGIAAHFAPSSELGGDFWDLRHDAVAPGQGQVQGQGRTMLYMVDFSGHGVGAALNTFRLHAICQQMDMSGLTPGEFLSTVNRRLCALLPNGQFATMLAGVVEPAENRFVYASAGSTRPMVWAPGDAEPLLGDSAGLPLGLLASAEYEERSLPLPPGGRLFLYSDGAIEIPVGNDVLDEPGLAALVAERMGETDGGRFLDGLLDRLRAIGPIDDDLTALLLTRKG, encoded by the coding sequence ATGAACGACCTGCCGGAGGTTCCGGGGCTGGAAACGGCCCGCGTCCTGGTGGTGGACGACAACCGGGTCAACCGCCATCTGCTCCAGGCCCTGCTGGAACGGGGCGGCGTCACCCGCATCGACATGGCGGAGGACGGCAACGACGCGCTGGCCCGTCTGGACACCTTCCGGCCCGACCTGATCCTGCTCGACCTGATGATGCCGAACCTGGACGGGTTCGAGATGTGCCGGCGCCTGCGCGCGATGCCGGCCTGGAAGGATCTGCCGGTGCTCGTGCAATCCAGCCTGAACCGGGCGGAGGACCGCGCCAAGGCCTTCGCCGCCGGGGCCACCGATTACGTGACCAAGCCGATCAACGCGGTCGAGTTGCTGGCCCGCGTGCGCATCCACCTGCAGAACCGCGCCCTTCTGCGCGATCTCCAGCGCTTCCACGAGCGGACGGAGAGCGAGCTGTCGCTCGCCCGCAAGATGCAGGAACGGCTGATGCCCTCGCCGGAGCGGCTGGCCGAGGTGGAGGCTGCGGCGGGGGTGGGCATCGCCGCCCATTTCGCCCCCTCGTCGGAGCTGGGCGGCGACTTCTGGGACCTGCGCCACGACGCCGTCGCGCCGGGCCAGGGACAGGTGCAGGGGCAGGGCCGGACCATGCTCTACATGGTCGATTTTTCCGGCCACGGCGTCGGGGCGGCGCTGAACACCTTCCGTCTGCACGCGATCTGCCAGCAGATGGACATGTCCGGCCTGACCCCGGGCGAATTCCTGTCCACCGTCAACCGGCGGCTGTGCGCGCTTCTTCCCAACGGGCAGTTCGCCACCATGCTGGCCGGGGTGGTCGAACCGGCGGAGAACCGCTTCGTCTACGCCTCCGCCGGATCGACGCGCCCGATGGTCTGGGCGCCGGGCGATGCCGAACCGCTGCTGGGCGACAGCGCCGGCCTGCCGCTCGGCCTGCTCGCCTCGGCGGAGTACGAGGAGCGCTCCCTCCCCCTGCCCCCCGGCGGGCGCCTGTTCCTCTATTCGGACGGCGCCATCGAGATCCCGGTCGGCAATGACGTCCTGGACGAACCGGGCCTTGCCGCCCTGGTCGCCGAGCGGATGGGCGAGACCGACGGCGGCCGTTTCCTGGACGGGTTGCTGGACCGCCTGCGCGCCATCGGCCCGATCGACGACGACCTGACCGCGCTGCTGCTGACCCGCAAGGGCTGA
- a CDS encoding PAS-domain containing protein, with the protein MTVIEQAWKTVPTVSAKFLLILIPILMLTTLGFSSIFFYGKYKDLRGALRDRIEAVAEINAVALSSSLWAVDVPAIRNIIQAISVNRELLCIEVADELADGHFAWPDADCRPFTGHEAVRRPIQVQNRRLGTLTLYFSYAPVDEQIRQEMVNTLWLLLLMLVGTLVTALTAHRLTIGVPLGRLIASIRTAEQEHLRQPVHWSSADELGRVITAYNGMLTRLDEEEAALRQSEERLGLAIAATRSSVWDYDLRTGQYWWSKEFPALLGYGPAELAMTARTWESLIHPEERRRVVAESRSRVRDKDSAYATVYRMRRRDGGWSWIEDRATALRDGEGTALRLTGTMSDVTVRMQAERDLARERNVLQITLDNTDQGIIMVDRNLRVVMSNRRAAELLDVPAAFLARNPLFPEIIQLQRAQGAFEDFSIDPDLELDETAVVPDQPFAFKRRRPDGTIIEVRSNPLPEGGFVRTFTDVTVEARSAEEVFHAMEALETAYADLKETQDSLVQAEKMASLALLVAGVAHEINTPVGIAYSCSTHLAAKTRTLTEAFAKGTMKKSDLTAYVAAAGESSRLIEQNLTRAAELIQSFKRVAVDQTSQERRRFDLRSYLDEIITSLGPRLRKSPHRMTVACPDGITMDGYPGALSQVITNLVINALIHAFPDGREGTMALSVAELPDGELDIRFADDGVGIAPDNLSKVFEPFFTTKRGTGGSGLGLHIVFNLVTQSLGGRISVDSPAPSDSAPDHPTGGGTTFLLRIPVTAPPTAGAAGKGPATDAA; encoded by the coding sequence ATGACGGTGATCGAGCAGGCGTGGAAGACGGTGCCGACGGTGTCGGCGAAGTTCCTGCTGATCTTGATTCCCATCCTGATGCTGACCACGCTCGGCTTCTCCTCGATCTTCTTCTACGGCAAGTACAAGGATCTGCGCGGCGCCCTGCGCGACCGGATCGAGGCGGTGGCGGAGATCAACGCCGTCGCCCTGTCCTCCAGCCTGTGGGCCGTGGATGTTCCGGCCATCCGCAACATCATCCAGGCGATCTCCGTCAACCGCGAGCTTCTCTGCATCGAGGTGGCGGACGAGCTGGCCGACGGCCATTTCGCGTGGCCGGACGCCGACTGCCGTCCCTTCACCGGGCACGAGGCCGTGCGCCGTCCGATCCAGGTGCAGAACCGGCGGCTCGGCACGCTGACGCTCTATTTCAGCTACGCCCCGGTGGACGAGCAGATCCGTCAGGAGATGGTCAACACGCTGTGGCTCCTGCTGCTGATGCTGGTCGGCACGCTGGTCACCGCGCTGACCGCCCACCGGCTGACCATCGGCGTGCCCCTGGGCCGGCTGATCGCGTCAATCCGCACCGCGGAGCAGGAGCATCTGCGCCAGCCCGTGCACTGGTCCTCCGCCGACGAGCTGGGGCGGGTGATCACCGCCTACAACGGCATGCTGACCCGCCTGGACGAGGAGGAGGCCGCCCTGCGCCAGAGCGAGGAACGGCTGGGGCTGGCCATCGCCGCCACCCGCTCCTCCGTCTGGGATTACGATTTGCGGACCGGCCAGTATTGGTGGTCGAAGGAGTTTCCCGCCCTGCTCGGCTACGGCCCGGCCGAGTTGGCGATGACCGCGCGGACCTGGGAATCGCTGATCCATCCGGAGGAGCGGCGGCGCGTCGTCGCGGAGTCCCGCAGCCGCGTGCGCGACAAGGACAGCGCCTACGCCACCGTCTACCGCATGCGGCGCCGGGACGGCGGCTGGAGCTGGATCGAGGACCGGGCTACCGCACTGCGCGACGGCGAGGGAACCGCGCTCCGCCTGACCGGCACCATGTCCGACGTGACGGTGCGCATGCAGGCCGAACGGGATCTGGCGCGCGAGCGGAACGTCCTTCAGATCACGCTCGACAACACCGACCAGGGCATCATCATGGTGGACCGCAACCTGCGGGTCGTCATGTCCAACCGCCGCGCCGCCGAGCTTCTCGACGTGCCGGCGGCCTTCCTGGCCCGCAACCCGCTGTTTCCCGAAATCATCCAGCTCCAGCGCGCCCAGGGTGCCTTCGAGGATTTCAGCATCGATCCCGACCTGGAGCTGGACGAGACCGCCGTGGTTCCCGACCAGCCCTTCGCCTTCAAGCGGCGGCGGCCCGACGGCACGATCATCGAGGTGCGGTCCAACCCCCTGCCGGAGGGCGGCTTCGTCCGCACTTTCACCGACGTGACGGTGGAGGCGCGCTCCGCCGAGGAGGTGTTCCACGCCATGGAGGCGCTGGAGACCGCCTACGCCGACCTCAAGGAGACCCAGGACAGCCTCGTCCAGGCGGAGAAGATGGCCTCGCTCGCCCTGCTGGTGGCCGGCGTCGCGCACGAGATCAACACGCCGGTGGGCATCGCCTACAGCTGCTCCACCCATCTGGCGGCGAAGACGCGGACGCTGACCGAGGCCTTCGCGAAGGGCACCATGAAGAAGTCCGACCTGACCGCCTACGTGGCGGCGGCGGGCGAATCCTCGCGGCTGATCGAACAGAACCTGACCCGCGCGGCGGAACTGATCCAGAGCTTCAAGCGCGTCGCCGTCGACCAGACCAGCCAGGAACGCCGCCGCTTCGACCTGCGCTCCTATCTGGACGAGATCATCACCTCGCTGGGGCCGCGCCTGCGCAAGAGTCCGCACCGCATGACCGTCGCCTGCCCGGACGGCATCACCATGGACGGCTATCCCGGCGCGCTCAGCCAGGTCATCACCAATCTGGTCATCAACGCGCTGATCCATGCCTTTCCCGACGGCCGCGAGGGCACGATGGCGCTGAGCGTGGCGGAGCTGCCGGACGGCGAGCTGGACATCCGCTTCGCCGACGACGGGGTCGGCATCGCCCCGGACAATCTGTCCAAGGTGTTCGAACCCTTCTTCACGACCAAGCGTGGCACCGGGGGCAGCGGCCTCGGCCTTCACATCGTCTTCAACCTGGTGACGCAATCGCTGGGCGGCCGGATCTCGGTGGACAGCCCGGCCCCAAGCGACTCCGCCCCCGACCACCCCACAGGCGGGGGCACCACCTTCCTCCTGCGGATTCCCGTAACGGCCCCCCCGACGGCCGGCGCCGCCGGGAAGGGTCCGGCAACCGATGCAGCATGA
- a CDS encoding DedA family protein, whose protein sequence is MTWLQDWGDAFYPLAFIWAFFEGETFVIFGGMGAHLGIINLYWLVAAVWIGSFMGDQCYFWIGRKWGGKALARFPAAEARASRVLYWLETYGVGFILAFRFLYGVRNIASVAVGTSRMPWRKFLFWNFIAAGIWAWSFAGAGYLFGEAAAAIGENGPKILLLIALGIGVTIFAVKSVMWVRRRYAASETQA, encoded by the coding sequence ATGACCTGGCTCCAGGATTGGGGCGATGCCTTCTATCCCCTGGCCTTCATATGGGCCTTTTTCGAAGGCGAGACCTTCGTGATTTTCGGCGGGATGGGCGCGCATCTGGGGATCATCAACCTTTACTGGTTGGTTGCCGCCGTCTGGATCGGCAGTTTCATGGGCGACCAGTGTTATTTCTGGATCGGCCGCAAATGGGGCGGCAAGGCGCTGGCCCGCTTCCCGGCGGCGGAGGCCCGCGCGTCCCGCGTGCTGTACTGGCTGGAAACCTACGGCGTCGGCTTCATCCTGGCCTTCCGCTTCCTTTATGGGGTGCGCAACATCGCCTCGGTCGCCGTCGGCACGTCCCGCATGCCCTGGCGCAAGTTCCTGTTCTGGAACTTCATCGCCGCCGGCATCTGGGCCTGGAGCTTCGCCGGGGCCGGCTACCTGTTCGGCGAAGCCGCCGCCGCCATCGGCGAGAACGGTCCGAAAATCCTTCTGCTCATCGCGCTGGGCATCGGCGTCACCATCTTCGCGGTGAAGAGCGTGATGTGGGTCCGCCGCCGCTACGCCGCCTCCGAGACGCAGGCGTAA
- a CDS encoding STAS domain-containing protein: protein MNFQVRRTSETIEVLLSGRLEFTDHDSLPDIVDLLNGEGARRFILDMDGLTFIDSAGIGMLLILQDEAEQRNIKLVLRKLQGDVLRSIDLARIGEVVTIER from the coding sequence ATGAATTTCCAGGTGCGCCGGACCTCTGAAACCATCGAGGTGCTGTTGAGCGGCCGGTTGGAGTTCACCGACCATGACAGCCTTCCCGACATCGTGGACCTGCTCAACGGCGAGGGCGCGCGCCGCTTCATCCTGGACATGGACGGGCTGACCTTCATCGACTCCGCGGGGATCGGCATGCTGCTGATCCTTCAGGACGAGGCGGAGCAGCGCAACATCAAGCTGGTCCTCCGCAAGCTGCAGGGCGATGTGCTGCGATCCATCGACCTGGCGCGGATCGGCGAAGTCGTCACCATCGAACGGTGA